Proteins encoded in a region of the Neodiprion virginianus isolate iyNeoVirg1 chromosome 2, iyNeoVirg1.1, whole genome shotgun sequence genome:
- the LOC124298029 gene encoding coiled-coil domain-containing protein 6 isoform X1, translated as MADRDSASESDSSSIDGGPIMMPPSPVTREQLQKRIESLQQHNRVLKVELETYKLRVKALQEENRGLRQASVIIQAKAEQEEEFISNTLLKKIQALKKEKETLAHHYEQEEECLTNDLSRKLNQLRQEKCRLEQTLEQEQECLVNKLMRKIEKLEAETLAKQSNLEQLRREKVELENTLEQEQEALVNKLWKRMDKLEAEKRMLQIKLDQPVSDPTSPRDINNGDTATNLSTHIQTLRSEVARLRHTLLISQQEHTEKMKRYVNEEKQVREENLRLQRKLQLEVERREALCRHLSESESSLEMEEERHYNEIVMSGGNIRNRTVSSPIPYNPSPSSSRPLSPGINIVGSTSRDSFNANRCYACGQPTVLPFASSSPPSGGHIVAPTGRRTSDRFVKPAIPPTIINTGGTPIPCPATNTSAGSPMDISKA; from the exons ATGGCTGACCGCGACAGCGCATCCGAGAGCGACAGCAGCTCGATTGATGGTGGGCCGATAATGATGCCCCCATCACCAGTAACGCGGGAACAACTTCAAAAAAGGATAGAGTCCCTTCAACAACATAATCGCGTCCTGAAAGTTGAGCTTGAAACTTACAAGCTGAGAGTAAAGGCGCTGCAGGAGGAGAATCGTGGACTCCGGCAAGCGTCTGTCATCATT CAAGCCAAAGCTGAACAAGAGGAAGAATTTATTAGCAATACATTATTGAAGAAGATACAGGCCttgaagaaggagaaagaaacATTGGCCCATCACTATGAGCAGGAAGAAGAATGTCTGACAAACGATCTGTCTCGGAAGTTGAATCAGCTGCGCCAAGAAAAGTGCCGTCTTGAGCAAACATTGGAACAAGAGCAAGAATGCCTGGTGAACAAACTAATgcgtaaaatagaaaaacttGAAGCTGAAACTCTGGCCAAGCAGAGTAATTTGGAACAACTGCGTAGGGAAAAAGTTGAATTGGAAAATACATTGGAACAGGAACAAGAAGCCTTAGTTAACAAATTATGGAAACGAATGGACAAGCTTGAAGCCGAAAAGAGAATGCTACAAATTAAATTAGATCAGCCTGTATCGGACCCAACTTCACCTAGGGATATCAACAACGGTGACACTGCTACCAACTTGAGTACACATATTCAAACTTTGAGAAGTGAAGTTGCTAGACTAAGACACACGCTTCTAATATCACAGCAAGAAC ATACTGAAAAGATGAAGCGTTAtgtgaatgaagaaaaacaagttCGCGAAGAGAATTTAAGGCTTCAGAGGAAACTGCAGTTGGAAGTTGAAAGACGTGAAGCGCTGTGCAGACATCTTTCTGAGTCAGAGTCAag tCTTGAGATGGAAGAAGAACGACATTATAATGAGATAGTGATGTCTGGAGGAAACATCAGGAATCGCACAGTTTCTAGTCCAATTCCCTACAATCCTTCACCAAGCTCTTCTCGACCTCTGAGCCCAG GTATCAATATAGTGGGATCAACCTCACGTGACAGTTTCAATGCAAATCGATGTTACGCTTGTGGCCAGCCCACTGTATTGCCATTTGCCAGTTCATCTCCACCATCTGGG GGTCATATTGTTGCACCAACTGGTAGACGCACATCAGATCGTTTCGTAAAACCAGCAATACCGCCAACAATTATAAACACTGGTGGCACTCCAATTCCGTGTCCAGCAACAAACACATCTGCTGGCTCGCCGATGGATATCTCTAAAGCATAA
- the LOC124298041 gene encoding guided entry of tail-anchored proteins factor 1-like, with amino-acid sequence MNYLFIISTASCVLELVIPAIAKFLTDCITKEAESDRPLHRDLIELNRQMEQISMVDEFAKYARLQRQCNKLEAKLSTRVQALTMSRMKLRLFITYTIRILNGIIVAILLYLYRLEPIAVLPKDALWPLQNILSWPCPLENSVSLTMWLVISRLAISSLK; translated from the exons atgaattatctttttattatttctacgGCTAGTTGCGTTTTGGAACTCGTTATTCCAGCAATAGCTAAATTT CTCACAGATTGTATAACTAAAGAAGCTGAATCAGATCGACCGCTACACAGAGATTTAATTGAGCTCAATCGTCAAATGGAACAAATTTCAATGGTTGATGAATTTGCCAAGTATGCAAGGCTTCAGCGTCAGTGTAATAAGTTGGAAGCCAAATTATCCACCAGAG tccAGGCATTGACGATGTCGAGAATGAAGCTGAGACTATTTATTACATACACCATAAGAATATTGAAT GGTATCATTGTTGCAATTTTGTTGTACCTTTACCGCTTGGAACCTATTGCTGTTCTACCAAAAGATGCATTATGGCCCCTACAAAATATCCTCAGTTGGCCGTGCCCCCTTGAAAATTCTGTTTCATTAACAATGTGGTTAGTGATATCAAGACTGGCAATTTCAAGCTTAAAATAG
- the LOC124298029 gene encoding coiled-coil domain-containing protein 6 isoform X2 — protein MADRDSASESDSSSIDGGPIMMPPSPVTREQLQKRIESLQQHNRVLKVELETYKLRVKALQEENRGLRQASVIIQAKAEQEEEFISNTLLKKIQALKKEKETLAHHYEQEEECLTNDLSRKLNQLRQEKCRLEQTLEQEQECLVNKLMRKIEKLEAETLAKQSNLEQLRREKVELENTLEQEQEALVNKLWKRMDKLEAEKRMLQIKLDQPVSDPTSPRDINNGDTATNLSTHIQTLRSEVARLRHTLLISQQEHTEKMKRYVNEEKQVREENLRLQRKLQLEVERREALCRHLSESESSLEMEEERHYNEIVMSGGNIRNRTVSSPIPYNPSPSSSRPLSPGINIVGSTSRDSFNANRCYACGQPTVLPFASSSPPSGREMQRICFIAWTKMTQFAASRLNRYGCNIFIILMTFEYISFSYSVF, from the exons ATGGCTGACCGCGACAGCGCATCCGAGAGCGACAGCAGCTCGATTGATGGTGGGCCGATAATGATGCCCCCATCACCAGTAACGCGGGAACAACTTCAAAAAAGGATAGAGTCCCTTCAACAACATAATCGCGTCCTGAAAGTTGAGCTTGAAACTTACAAGCTGAGAGTAAAGGCGCTGCAGGAGGAGAATCGTGGACTCCGGCAAGCGTCTGTCATCATT CAAGCCAAAGCTGAACAAGAGGAAGAATTTATTAGCAATACATTATTGAAGAAGATACAGGCCttgaagaaggagaaagaaacATTGGCCCATCACTATGAGCAGGAAGAAGAATGTCTGACAAACGATCTGTCTCGGAAGTTGAATCAGCTGCGCCAAGAAAAGTGCCGTCTTGAGCAAACATTGGAACAAGAGCAAGAATGCCTGGTGAACAAACTAATgcgtaaaatagaaaaacttGAAGCTGAAACTCTGGCCAAGCAGAGTAATTTGGAACAACTGCGTAGGGAAAAAGTTGAATTGGAAAATACATTGGAACAGGAACAAGAAGCCTTAGTTAACAAATTATGGAAACGAATGGACAAGCTTGAAGCCGAAAAGAGAATGCTACAAATTAAATTAGATCAGCCTGTATCGGACCCAACTTCACCTAGGGATATCAACAACGGTGACACTGCTACCAACTTGAGTACACATATTCAAACTTTGAGAAGTGAAGTTGCTAGACTAAGACACACGCTTCTAATATCACAGCAAGAAC ATACTGAAAAGATGAAGCGTTAtgtgaatgaagaaaaacaagttCGCGAAGAGAATTTAAGGCTTCAGAGGAAACTGCAGTTGGAAGTTGAAAGACGTGAAGCGCTGTGCAGACATCTTTCTGAGTCAGAGTCAag tCTTGAGATGGAAGAAGAACGACATTATAATGAGATAGTGATGTCTGGAGGAAACATCAGGAATCGCACAGTTTCTAGTCCAATTCCCTACAATCCTTCACCAAGCTCTTCTCGACCTCTGAGCCCAG GTATCAATATAGTGGGATCAACCTCACGTGACAGTTTCAATGCAAATCGATGTTACGCTTGTGGCCAGCCCACTGTATTGCCATTTGCCAGTTCATCTCCACCATCTGGG AGGGAAATGCAAAGAATATGTTTCATTGCATGGACAAAAATGACTCAATTTGCAGCTTCCAGGTTAAACCGATATGGttgcaatattttcataatattaaTGACATTTGagtatatttctttttcatattcagtattttaa